One part of the Vicia villosa cultivar HV-30 ecotype Madison, WI linkage group LG6, Vvil1.0, whole genome shotgun sequence genome encodes these proteins:
- the LOC131613818 gene encoding protein FAR-RED ELONGATED HYPOCOTYL 3-like: MALRPDLGSCSIKLNAADYDKNTGGDSKNFKPVATDGNVNSHNDDFGELDAIASDRKVNINALTADEIRAMEFGMVDEAYEFYFKYGKCKGFAIRKSDVRTRGTEGGCKHHSQTVVFGATLVSNETTDTYKWLLECFLECMNDKYPEVVVTDVDKAIREAIKQVVPDATHCLCTWHLNKNAGENVKNSGFLQGFQKAMYSNFTKDEFEDFLLELIKDNGLERNPWVVKTYENKSLWATAYLRERFFGGIRTTSQYEAVNAIIKSYVRKKGHIFEFMHNFEQALRSYRKNELVSNFKSNFSEPVMSTHLHEIERHAVQIYTAKIFKKVKDEIMKVGSLIVNANL; the protein is encoded by the exons ATGGCCCTGAGGCCAGACCTTGGGAGCTGTTCGATCAAATTGAATGCAGCTGATTAC GATAAAAATactggtggcgactctaaaaatttTAAGCCGGTTGCTACAGATGGCAATGTTAATAGTCACAATGATGATTTTGGTGAATTAGATGCAATTGCAAGTGATAGAAAGGTGAATATTAACGCCCTTACTGCTGATGAAATTCGTGCTATGGAATTCGGTATGGTTGATGaagcatatgaattttattttaagtatGGTAAATGCAAAGGGTTTGCCATTAGGAAAAGTGATGTTAGGACAAGAGGGACTGAGGGTG GGTGCAAACACCACTCTCAAACAGTTGTTTTTGGTGCTACATTGGTGTCAAATGAAACGACAGATACATATAAGTGGTTGTTGGAGTGTTTTTTAGAGTGCATGAACGATAAATACCCAGAAGTAGTTGTAACAGACGTAGACAAGGCGATAAGGGAAGCTATAAAACAGGTGGTTCCGGATGCGACACATTGTTTATGCACTTGGCATTTGAATAAGAATGCAGGTGAGAATGTGAAGAATTCAGGATTTTTGCAAGGTTTTCAAAAAGCCATGTACTCTAATTTTACAAAGGATGAGTTTGAAGATTTTTTGTTAGAGCTAATTAAAGACAACGGACTTGAAAGAAATCCTTGGGTTGTAAAAACGTACGAGAACAAGTCACTATGGGCAACTGCATATCTACGTGAGAGGTTTTTTGGAGGTATAAGAACTACGTCTCAATATGAAGCCGTCAATGCAATCATCAAGAGTTATGTTAGGAAGAAAGGccacatttttgaatttatgcacAATTTTGAGCAGGCTTTGAGATCTTATAGAAAGAATGAACTGGTTtccaattttaaatcaaatttttcaGAACCTGTGATGTCTACTCACCTGCATGAAATTGAGAGGCATGCAGTGCAGATTTATACCGCGAAGATTTTCAAAAAAGTCAAAGATGAAATAATGAAGGTTGGATCATTGATTGTTAATGCAAACTTATAG